The region GCAGTGAGTTCGCGCTCATCGCCTCCCGCCGGACGGTGATCGAGCCGTTGGCCGCACTGTCGAAACGCGCCCGCTGGGCGTTGTCGGCGATGAACCAGATCCCGTTGATGATCGCCGGCGCGCAGCTCGGCATCACGGTCTGCTCGCTGGGGCTGGGCGCGATCGCCGAGCCGGCCCTGGCGCACCTGCTGGAGCCGCCGTTCCACGCGGCCGGGCTGCCCGAGAGTGCGGTACACCCGGTGGCGTTCGTGCTGGCCCTGGGCGTCGTGGTCTTCCTGCACACGGTCGTCGGCGAGATGGTGCCGAAGAACATCACGCTGGCCGGTCCGGAGGTCTCCGCGCTCTGGCTCGGCCCGGCGATGCTGGCGTTCTGCGTGGCCACCAAGCCGCTGCTGCTCGCGATGAAGTGGGCGGCCCGCCGGGTGCTCGCGTTCTGGCGCATCGAAGCGTCCGAGGCGGTGAAGACCGTCTTCACCGCCGAGGAGTTGGCCGGGCTCGTCTCGCAGGCGCGCACCGAGGGTCTGCTCGACGAGGAGCAGCACGTACGGATCACCGGCGCGCTGGCCCTGCACAGCCGAACGGCGGCGGACGCGCTACAACCGTGGTCGACGGTGGTCACGGTGGCCGAGGACGTCTCACCGGCCTCGCTGGAGGTGCTGGCGACGCGGACCGGCCGGTCCCGGTTCCCGGTGGTGCAGCGGTCGACCCGCCGGGTGCTCGGCTTCGTGCACGTCAAGGACGTGCTCGGGTACGCCGGGCAGGGTCGCCGGTCGCCCGTGCCGGCCCGGGTCTACCGACCGCTGGCGGTGGTGCCGCCGGAGCGCACGCTGGCCGACCTGCTGCTGGCCATGCGCCGCGAGCGGCGGCACATGGTGCTGGTCAGCGACGGCCGGCGCCCTCTAGGTGTGGTCACCCTCGATGACGTATTGACCGCAATCGTTGGGTGAATGACCAATACCCTTGGTGTGCAAGCAGTTGCACGACAGTGATGGTTCCTTCGCCCGCCTTGATTACCGCTCCGAGCTTCCCTAATGTGAGGCACCGACCGCTGTGGGTCGTCTGCCTCGGCCCTTCCCTCACGCGAGGCGCCCGGCGGTCGGTTGCAAAGGAGTCGGTGCCGGTGGCAACCATGCCCCCTCATCGTCACGACCTGAAAATGTCTGCTCGGCCAGGGCGCCTCCGCCGCGGCGCCCACCGCCTGCTGGTCCTGGTCGCCGCCGCCGCAGTCGGCGCCGGTCTGCTCGCCGCGCCGGCGCACGCCGAGCCCACGGTCGACGAGATCGAGGCGCAGATCGACAAGAAGTGGGAGCAGTTGGAGCCCACCATCGAGCAGTACAACAAGGTTCGGGCGCAGCTGAAGGTCAACCGGCAGAAGTCGGCAGACCTGCAGAAGAAGATCGAGCCGCTGGCGTTGCAGAGTGAACTGGCGCTCAACCGGGTCGGCGACCTCGCGTCCCGTTACTACATCTCCGGCCCGTCGCACGACATCGGATCGCTGCTGGTCAGCGTCAAGCCGGACACGCTCACCGAGCAGCTCACCGTCCTCGACCGGCTGGCCGCGCAGGAGCGCAAGGAGGTCGAAAGTGTGCTGGCCGTGCGGGCCAAGTACGACGGCGAGAAGCAGAAGTTGGACGCGCTGATCGCCACCCAGACCACGCAGCAGAACGAGCTGGCGGCCAAGAAGAAGCAGATCGACGCCGAGATCAAGCAGCTTGAGGCGTCGATGCCCAAGACCACGGTCAAGACCGCCGGCTGCCCGACAATCAACGGTGTGACCAGCACGGCTGCCCAGAAGGCCATCAAGACCGCCTGCCAGCAGGTCGGTGATCCGTACGTCTGGGGCGCCACCGGGCCGAACTCGTTCGACTGCTCGGGCTTGACCCAGTACGCCTACAAGTCGGCCGGGATCTACCTCACTCACCACACCGGTGACCAGTGGAATGAGGGCAAGGCGGTCGCGCGAGCCGATGCCCGCCCCGGTGACCTGGTCTTCTTCTTCTCCGGCCTGAGTCATGTGGGGCTGTATCTGGGTAACAACCAGATGGTGCACGCGCCGCGGGCCGGCAAACCGGTGCAGGTGGCCAGCATCAACACCATGCCCGTGGCCGGTTTCCGCAGACCCGGCTGATCCACGAGCGTGACGAGGGCCCCGGTCGGACGACCGGGGCCCTCTGTCGTCACTGGACCCGTCCGCACCCTCGGTAACCCTGCCCGACCGGTACGGAGTGTCACGGCCGCACGGGTTGCGGATCGGTAACAGGCGTCTCTACTCTGGTCATTTGTCGGCCCGACAGCAGCTCCGCCCAGCCCGGGCGGTAACGGACCGACACCGCCGAGTCGTTTCCGAGCGAACCGGGGACCCAGGTCCCTCGGGGTGAATCCGCAGCCACTGCGGTAGGGCGCCGACTTCCCGCCCGAACCCGTCAGCTAACCCGGTAGGCGGTCAGGAAGAAGGAGTACGGAACCCCGGTGGCACTCCATGCCCCGCGGCCGTCGTCCGAGCGGTCGGCAGCAGCCGGCCCGACGTCGATCGTGCCGCGCCCACGCTGGTCCCGCTTCACCGCCGCTCTCGCCGCGCTGGTCGGCGTCGCCGTCGTCCTGACCGGCAGCGCCGCTGTGGCCCACGCCGACCCGTCGGTCGCCGAGATCGAGCGCCAGATCGACGAGGACTGGAACAAGCTCGAACCGATCATCGAACGGCACAACGCCACCCGGGCCGACCTCGCCGTCAAGCGCAAGCAGGCGGACGCCCTGGCCACCCGGATCGCCCCGCTCGAACAGCAGGTCGACGCCGCGATGGACAAGGTCAGCGCGCTGGCCGTGCGGGCGTACAAGGGCGAGACCGTCTCGACCGTCAACGCGATGTTGGGCAGCTCGTCACCCAGCGAGGTGGTCAGTCAGCTCGAAATGCTCGACCGGTTCGCGCACAACCAGCAGCAGGACGTACGCGAGGTGGCCGACCTGCGGGACGAGTTGGCCGCGCAGAAGGCGCCGCTGGACGAGATGGTGGCCCAACTGACCCGTACCGAGGCCCAGTTGGCGGCGAAGAAGAAGCAGATCAACGAAGAGATCGACCGGCTGCAGAAGCTGCGCCTCAAGGTGTACGGCAACGGCGGCGGCGGCCCGCTGCGTCCGGCGCCCTGCCCCGCCAGCTATCCCGGCGGCGCTGCGGGCACGGCGGTCAAGTTCGCCTGCGCGCAGATCGGCAAGCCGTACGTGTGGGGCGCCGAGGGCCCGAACTCGTACGACTGCTCCGGGCTCATGCTGGCCGCCTGGGCGAAGGCCGGTGTGTCGTTGCCGCACAACGCCGCCCAGCAGAGCCGAGTCACCAAGGACGTCAGCAAGGCCGACCTGCGCCCTGGCGACCTGGTCTTCTACTACAGCGACATCCACCACGTCGGCATGTACGTCGGCGACGGCTGGGTGGTGCACGCCTCACAGGCCGGCCAACCGGTCAAGATGAAGAAGGTCGACGACGGCCCGATCCACAGCTACGGCCGTCCAGGCTGATCGAGAGTGACCGAAGGGCCCGTCGCGATCCCGTCGCGGCGGGCCCTCGCCGTCAGGCGGTCAGCGGGTCGGCCAGGTGCGCCAGTGCTGCCAGGCGCGACTCGGTGTCGGGCCCCGCTGGCCCTGGTAGCGGGATCCGTAGACCACCGAGCCGTACGGGTGCTCGGCCGGCGAGGAGAGCCGGAAGATGCAGAGCTGCCCGATCTTCATGCCCGGCCAGAGGGTGATCGGCAGGTTCGCCACGTTGGAGAGCTCAAGCGTCACGTGACCGGAGAAGCCCGGGTCGATGAACCCGGCGGTGGAGTGCGTGAGCAGCCCGAGCCGGCCCAGTGAGCTCTTGCCTTCGAGTCGGCCGGCGAGCTGGTCGCCCAGCGAGATGACCTCAAGCGTCGACGCCAGCACGAACTCGCCCGGGTGCAGCACGAACGGCTCGCCGTCGGGCACCTCGACCGCCGAGGTCAGGTCGTCCTGTTGCATCGCCGGATCGATGTGCGTGTAGAGGTGGTTGTTGAACACCCGGAACAGCCGGTCGAGTCGGACGTCGATGCTGGAGGGTTGGACCAGCGTGGGCTCGAATGGTTCCAGACCCAGCGTGCCGGCCTTGATCTCGGAGACCAGGTCGCGGTCGGAGAGCAGCATCGGACCACCATAGCGAGGCACGCGATGACCAGCGTGTCGAGGTCGCTGATCGTACATTTGTTCGATAGAATGCTCGCATGGCTTCCTGGTCCGATTTCGCCGCCGACGAGCCCCGCCTCGCCGACGGGATCCGCGTTCTCCTTCAGCAGTACGGGCCGGGCTTCGGCTATCTGGCCACGGTCCGCGCCGACGGCGGGCCCCGCGTTCATCCGGTCTCCCCGGTCATCACGGACGAGGGTCTGTTCTGCTTCATCATCGACTCTCCGAAACGCCGTGACCTCGAACGCGACGGCCGTTACGCGCTGCACTCGTTCCCTCCGGAGGAGAGCGACGACGAGGCTTACGTGGCGGGGCGTGCTCGTCCGGTGACCGATCCGGTCCGGGTGGCGCAACTGGCGCAGAGCGCCCGGGCAGAGCCGCAGGTCGACTGGCGGCTCTTCGAGTTCACCGTCGACGTGGCCATGTTGACCCGCCGTGAGCAGCAGGTCACCGGCGTTCCGGGCGTCGCGCCGGGCCGGCCGGCTGTTCGGGTCTGGCTCGACCCGCACGCCTCGTCGGCGGCGGCTGCCCCCGTCTCCGTACCGCCGGCTCGCCCGACCCGCCTCAGCCGTGACGTCCAGTGCACGGCCGCCTGACCGCGGCCCGAAAGACGTCGGTGCCGGCTCCGTCGTGGCGGAGCCGACACCGGGTGTACGCCCGCCCCGCCCCGGCGCCTCCCATGATCGACTACGCGTCAATGACGTCGCGGTGTCCCGCCAGCTCGGATACCCCGATTTTCAGCAAGCCGAGTGGATCAGCGGCGGGCTGGGGAGCCTGGGTGCACAGGCTCGACGTCTCGGGTACAGTGGTGCCGCTTGCGGGTGTAGTTCAATGGCAGAACATCAGCTTCCCAAGCTGACAGTGCGGGTTCGATTCCCGTCACCCGCTCCACCACGAAGGCCCGGCCAGGATTCAAATCTTGGGCGGGCCTTCGGTCTTGCAAGGTCACCTCGTCGAGCTTCCGGCCATCGGCTGCCGCGGCGGCCTCGCCCGTGCATCAGCGCCGGCCCGAGTGGTTGTCGGGCACCGCAGGCACACCCCTGCCATGAGCTACGACTCAGAACGCTCGCACGCGGGGTGTCGTGCGGCGGCCGGTGACCCGCGGGCCTCTGCCACGTCGGCAAAGCGGGGGCTCTTCATATTCGTGGCAAGATCTGCGGGGTGCAGGTCGGGTTACTTGGTCCATTCGAGGTCCGCACGGACGACGGCACCGTCATCGACGTGCCCGGTGCACGGCTCCGTGGGCTGTTGACCGCCCTCGCGCTCAGCCCGGCTCACGTGGTCTCGAAGGCGACTCTCGTGGACTGGATCTGGGGTGAGAGCCCGCCCACCGATGCGGCGAACGCCCTGCACCGCCTGGTGTCCCGGCTGCGAAAACTGCTGCCGGACGGTGCGATCGAGGGGCAGACCGACGGCTATCAGTTGACGGTGGCACCGGAGTTCGTCGACGCCGTACGGTTCGAACGCCTCGTCGGCCAGGCGCGTGACGACGAGGGTCCGCAGCGGGTCCGGCGGCTCCGCGAGGCCCTCGCCCTGTGGCGGGGTGCGGCCATGCAGGACGTCGGTGTGATCGACAGCGCGACGTTCGAGGCGGCGGTCACCCGACTGGAGAGGCTGCGCCTGACCGCTGTGGAGGATCGCTTCGACGTGGAGATCAGCCTCGGGCGCGGTCCCGAGCTGGTCGAGGAGTTGACCGACCTGGTGGCCGCGCACCCGGTGCGGGAACGGCTCGTCATGTTGTTGATGCGTGCGCTCGCCGCGAGCGGTCGGGACAACGAGGCGCTGCTGGTGTACCAGCGCACGAGCGAGGCTCTGGCCGACGCGTTGGGTGTCGATCCCTCGCCGGAGCTTTCGGCGTTGCACGTCGCGTTGCTGCGGGGCGAGTTGGGCCGGCGGGAGGAGAACCGCAAGACCAACCTCCGGGCCGAGTTGAGCAGCTTCGTTGGCAAGGACGACGCTGTCGCCCGGGTGGGTGCGCTCGTCGCCGCACATCGGCTCACGACACTGATCGGACCGGGTGGCTCGGGGAAGACCAGGCTGGCCACGGAAACCGCGCGCCTGATGCTCGATGACCTGCCGGACGGGGTCTGGCTGGTCGAGCTTGCCGCGATCGGCGCGGACGGTGACGTGGTGCAGGCGACGCTCGCCGGGCTCGGGCTTCGGGACGCTCTGCTCGGCGAGGCACCGAACCTGGAGCTGATCGATCGACTCGTCGCCGCGATCCGTGAGCGGGAGGCGCTGCTGATCCTGGACAACTGCGAGCACGTGATCGAGTCGGCGGCGGTGGTCGCCCATCGACTTCTCGGAGAGTGTCGGCGGTTGCGGATCCTGGCGACGAGCAGGGAGCCGTTGGGCATCACCGGCGAGGCGCTGTGGCCGGTCGCTCCGTTGGCCCTGCCGGCCCTCGACGCCGACCCCGCTGAGATCGAATCCTCTCCCGCAGTCCGGTTGCTGCGGGATCGAGCGGGCGCTGTACGCAGGGATCTGGCGCTCGACGCCCACACGTCGTCGACGATGGCGCGGGTGTGTCGGGCGCTGGACGGGATGCCGCTGGCGATCGAACTGGCTGCGGCCCGGCTGCGCACCATGTCCGTCGACCAGCTCGCCAGGCGGCTCGACGACCGCTTCCGCCTGCTGACCGGCGGCAGCCGTACCGCGTTGCCCCGGCATCGGACGCTGCGTGCCGTGGTCGACTGGAGCTGGGAGCTGCTGACCGACGCCGAACGAGCGGTCCTGCGCCGGCTCTCGGTGTTTTCCGGCGGGATCAGTCTGGAAGCTGCCGAACGGGTGTGCGCCGACGACGTGGTCGAGCGGGAGGAGATGCTCGAACTGCTCACCGCGCTCGCCGAGAAGTCGCTGCTGGTCGCCGAGGGCGACGAGGCGCCGCGCTACCGCATGCTCGGCACGATCAAGGAGTACGCCGCGCAGCGGCTCGCCGAGGCGGGCGAGTCGGATCTCGCGCGCCACGCACACCTGGCCTACTTCACCGACCTCACCGAGACGGCGGAGCCGCACCTTCGCCGCGCGGACCAGCTGCGGTGGCTCGCCACCCTCGAACTCGAACACGACAACATCGGTGCCGCGATGCGCGGTGCGCTCGCCGCCGGCGAGGCGGAAGCGGCGATGCGGCTGGCGGCCGGTGGCGGCTGGTACTGGTGGCTCGGCGGCCATCGGACCGAAGGGATGGAGCTGATCACCGCGGCCACCGAGACGCCCGGCGAGGTGACCGACGAGATCCGGGCCACGGTGTACGCACTGGTCGTGCTCTTCATCAACTCCGGGCCGGGTGACGAGCGCCAGGCGGCGGAGTGGATCCACAAGGCGTACGAGGTCAGCCAACGCAGTCACGGCAGCCACCCGGGCGTGGCGCTCGTGGTCCCGCTGGAACGCATGCTGCGGGCTCCGGACGCGATCCTGGCCGCGTGGGAGCCACTGTTGGACGACGAGGATCCCTGGGTGCGTGCGCTGGCCCGGCTGCAACTCGGCAAGATGCGGATCATTCTCGGCCAGCACGGGCCGGAGGTGGACGCGTACTTCGAGTCGGCGCTCACCGAGTTCCGGGCTCTCGGCGAGCGGTTCGGGATCTCGTTCGCCCTGACCGAGTTGTCGGAGCTGATCGCCGTACGCGGCGAGTTCGCGCGTGCCTGCGGGTACTACGACGAGGCGGTCGCGGTGGTGACCGAGGTCGGCACCGTCGAGGACATCATCCGGATGCGCTCGCGACAGGCTCAGCTGTACTGGTTGTTGGGCGACGAGGAGTCCAGCGCGTCGGCGCTGGCCGAGGCGCGGCGGTACGCGCGACGGGTCACGTGGCCGGGAGCGCTGGCCGTGTTGGCGCTGTCGCAGGCGGAACTCGCCCGCTGGCGTGGCGACGCGGAGGAGGTGGCGCGGCAGATCGATGTCGTGGCCGGCCTGTTGCGCGACGAGGCCGAACAGGCGCACATCCGCGCGGTGACCCACGACCTGCTCGGGTACCTCGCCGACGATCTCGACGAGGTCCGTCGGCACCGCGCCGCGGCCTGCGAGGCGGCTGCCGAGACGGGTCACGCGCCGTCGATCTCGCAGGCGCTCGTCGGAGTTGCGGACCTCGCCCTACGGCAGGACCAGTACGAGCAGGCCGCGCGCCTGCTCGCGGCGAGCAACTCCGTCCGCGGACGGCCAGATCGTTCCCACCCGGACGTGGCCCGGATCGAGCAGACAGTGCGGCGCCGCCTCGGCGATGTGGGAATCGCAGAGGCGGCGCTGGAGGGCACTCGGACGAACTGGAGGGAGTTGGTCGCGGTCACGCTCGCTTCGTGAACGTGGACCGCGCCCACAGGTAGCCGACGAGTGCGATGGCGACGCACCAGGCGAGGGCGGGGATCACGTCGCCGGCGGACGGCGTGCCGTTGAGGAATCCGCGCAGGGTCTCGATGATCGGCGTGAAGGGCTGGTATTCCGCGAACTCGCGGAGCCCTGGCCCCATCTTGTCCGCCGGCACGATCGCGCTACTGAAGAACGGCAGCATGACCAGCGGTACGGAGGCCAGCCCGGCGGTCTCCGGTGACTTCGCCGACAGGCCCAGCGCGACGGTGAGCCAGCCTGCGGCGAAACCGAGCAGCACGACGATGCCGATCGCGCCGAGCCAACCGAGGAGGGTCGCCGAGGGGCTGAATCCGAGCAGGAACGCCACCCCGACGAGGGCCGCGATGGCGACCAGGTTGGTCAGCACACTGGCGACGACGTGACCGGTCAGTACCGCGCCACGGGAGACGTGCATGACTTTGAACCGGTTGATGATGCCCTTCGTCATGTCGGAGTTCACCGCGGTCGCGGTGGCCCCCAGGCCATAGCAGACCGCCAGCAGCATCAGGCCGGGAGTCGCGTAGTCGACGTAGTCGACACCGACGTTGAAGGCGTCGCCGAACATGTACACGAACATCAACATGATCACGATCGGCATCAGCACCGCGTTGAACACCGAGGTCGGGTTGCGGGCGATGTGCTTGAAGTTGCGGCGCAACATGACGATCGAGTGGGACTTGGCGCTCATTTCGCGGATACCTCCTGGGTGCGGTTGCCCGTCAGGGCGAGGAAGACGTCATCGAGGTCCGGCGTCTGCACGGAGAACCCCTCGGCGCTGATCGCGTACTCATCGAGCCGGTCCAGCAGGGCGCGCAGGGAGGCCGTCCCGCCGTCGCTCGGCACCCGCAGGGCGAGTGCCTCGTCGTCTCGCGTGGAGTCGCTGAGCACCCGGGCGGCCGCGTCGAGTTCCGCGACGGTGGCGAACCGGAGCCGGACGTGTGTGCCGGGGATCTGGCGCTTGAGCTCGTCGGGGGTGCCCTGGGCGACCAGGCGGCCCTGGTCGAGGACGGCGATCCGGTCGGCGAGCTGGTCGGCCTCCTCGAGGTACTGCGTGGTGAGGAAGATCGTCACACCGTCGGCCACCAGGTCCCGGATGATCGACCACATCGTGCGTCGGCTGCGCGGGTCCAGGCCCGTCGTCGGCTCGTCGAGGAAGATGATCCGCGGATCGCCGACGAGGGTCATCGCCAGATCCAGCTTGCGGCGCATCCCCCCGGAGTAGGTCGACACCGGCTTCTGCGCCGACTCCGTCAGGTCGAACCGTTCCAGCAGCTCCGTGACGATCCGTTTGCCGTCCTTGGCCGGTATCGGGCTGAGGTCCACCATCAGCTGGAGGTTCTCCCGACCGGTCAGCAGCTCGTCCACCGCCGCGAACTGGCCGGTGACTCCGATCGCCGCGCGGACGGCCTTGGCCTGGGTAGCGACGTCGTGTCCGGCGACGCGTACGGTCCCGCCGTCGGCTTTCACCAACGTGGTCAGCACGTTCACCGTGGTCGTCTTGCCGGCCCCGTTCGGGCCGAGTAGGGAGAAGATCGTGCCTGCGGGGACGTCCAGGTCGATGCCGTCGAGCACGACCTTGTCCTTGTAGGCCTTGCGCAGTCCGGAGACCGCGATCGCTGAACTCGTCATGCGGTCTACCATCGGCGGCCGGCCTGTCATCCCCCTGACGCGGCTCTGACACGACCCCTGACACGGGGTCCCTACCCGGCGACGACACCGCCGGTATCGACAGTGGTAGTTCCAGCTGGCCCCGGCACCGGCTAGTGTCCGGCTCGGAGGTGGTCCGTGTTCACCGAAGCCTTTCCGATCGTGACGACACCTGACCTGCCACGACTGATCGGGTTCTACCGGGATGTGGTCGGCTTCGAGCTGACCTACCGGTTCCCGGACGAGGGTGTTCCGGAGTTCGTCGCGCTCCGGCTGGGCAGCAGCGAGCTCGGCCTGGCCGCCAACCCGGAGGCCGGCGACCCGGCCGAGTCGCACCGCTGGGAGCTGTGCGTCTACGCCGACGACTGCGACGTCGCGGTGCACGCCCTGCGCTCGGGCGGTGCCACGGTCGTCGAGGAGCCGGTCGACCAGCCGTGGGGGGAACGGTCCGCGCGGGTCACGGATCCCGACGGCAACCGCATGCTGGTGCTGTCCCGCCTCGCTTAGCAGGCACGGATCCCGGACGGTCTCCGTTCAGGCGTAACGGAGACCGTCCACGGTCTGCGACCCGCGGTCATCGTCGCCAGAACAGGAGATGGGTGATCCCGCTGGGGCTGGGCACCGATTCCAGGTGGAAGCGGTCGAGAAGTTCGGCGGGGCTGTCCCACAACCGCTCACCCCGGTCGAGGTCGACGGGCGCGACGGCGATGTGCATCGTGTCGACCAGATCGGCTTCGAGGAACTCGCGGATGGTGGCGACTCCACCACCGAGGCGTACGTCCCGGCCGTCGGCCGCCTGCTTCGCCTGGGCCAGTGCCTCGGCCGGACTGGCGTCGAGGAAGTGGAACGTGGTGTCGGCCAGTGTGAACGACGGACGTACGTGGTGGGTGAGCACGAAGACCGGCGTGTGGAACGGCGGGTTCTCCCCCCACCAGCCCTGCCAGTCATGGTTCTCCCAGGGGCCACGCTGTGGGCCGAACTTGTTGCGGCCCATGATCTCGGCGCCGATGTTGCACTCGGCGTCGCGGGTCAGGTAGTCGTCCAGACCCCGGCTGCCGCCGGGCTCGGTGCGGTACACGAAGCTGGCGGTGGCGGCCCGCCAGGAGAACAGCGGGGTGGGGTCGGCGTGGCCGAAGGGCCGTTCCAGGCTCTGCCCCTCTCCGGTGCCGAACCCGTCGCGCGAAACGTTGAAGCACTGCACTCGCAACAGTTGCGGCATCCTCGTCTCCTCCCGGATCGACCGTGTCACCTGGTCACCGTCGGGCCGCCGCCGCTGCCCCGATCGTCGAGCACCAGCGGGGCTCGACCGTTGACGGCGTACCGGATGTGGGTGACCTGTGGTGTGTGGATGACGCGGGTCGGCGTCAGCTCGATCGCCTCCTTCTCGGCGAGGTCGAGGTCCGCGTTGAACAGTCGCAGGCCGGTGCCGAGCACGACCGGTACGACGTGCAGCTCCAACTCGTCGAGCAGACCTGCCTTGATGACCTGCCGCACCAGGCTGCCGCCCCCGGCCACCGCGACGTTCTTGCCGCCGGCCACGGCACGGGCCTGCTCGACGGCGCTGGCCACCCCGTCCGTGACGAAGGTGAAGCTGGTTCCCCCCTGCCGCAGCAGACGCTCGCGGGGGCGGTGGGTGACGACGAAGACCGGTGCGCGAAACGGTGGCTCGTCACCCCACGGCACCTCACCGCCGTCGGCCATCCGGCGTCCCATCACGTACGCGCCGGCCGCCTCGAAAGTCTCGGCGATCACCTCGGAGTTGGTGTCCTGCTCGCCACCGGCGAAGCCCTGTCGTTCACGCCAGGCCGACGCCTCGGTCACCCAGCGGGTGACCCGGAAGAATCCGGCGCTCTCGGCCGAGTCCATCCAGTCGCCGTCGCCGTCGAACAGCGGGCCGGCGTAGAACCCGTCCGCCGACACCGACAGCTGTGCGGTCACCTTCGTCATCGCGCTGGTCCTCTCCCTGGTCACACCCCCGGACGGGGTGCGGCTCGCCAAGGGGTCGGAGCCGAACGCCGCACCCCTACCCGAGAGCAGTGTGACGTGGGTCACTTACTGGCGCAGGCTAGCGGCCGGGTGCAACCGAACGACGTCGTACGGCGACCTGGCCCGGGTGGTGCCCCGGTCTAGGCTGGCGATCATGCGGATTGGCATCGTGATCCTGCCGGACCAGCGGTGGGCGGAGGCGCAGCGTCGGTGGCGGCAGGTCGACGAGTGGGGATTCGACCACGCCTGGACGTACGACCACCTGGGTTGGCGGGACCTGGTCGACGGCCCGTGGTTCGACTCGATGGCCACGTTGACCGCCGCCGCGACGGTCACCTCCCGGATCCGGCTGGGCACCCTCGTGGCGTCGCCGAACTTCCGGCACCCGGCCGCGTTCGCCCGGCAGATCACCACTGTGGACGACGTCTCTGCCGGTCGGCTGCTGCTCGGCCTGGGCGCGGGCGGCATCGGTTTCGACTCGGCCGTGCTGGGCGGTGAGACGCTGCCGCCGCGTCAGCGCGTCGACCGGTTCGCCGAGTTCGCCGAGCTGCTCGATCTGATCCTGCGCGAGGACGGCACGACCTGGCGCGGTGACTGGTTCGCCGCGGTCGACGCCCGCAACAATCCGGGCTGCGTCCAGCAGCCCCGGGTGCCCTTCGTGATGGCCGCCAACGGGCCGCGGTCGATGCGGCTGGTGACCCGGTTCGGCCAGGGCTGGGTGACCACCGGCACCGGCGACGACAACGACCTGGAGAGCTGGTGGGGCAGCGTGTCGGCGCTGTCCGCGCGGATGGACCGCGCGCTGGACGAGGCCGGCCGCGACCCGGCCACCCTGGACCGTTATCTCTCGCTGGACGCCGCGCCGGTGTTCTCGCTCAGCAGCGCCCAGTTCTTCGCCGACCAGGTCGGCCGGGCCGCCGACCTGGGCTTCACCGACGTGGTGACGCACTGGCCACGGGCCAGCAGCTGGTACGCCGGCGACGAGAACGTGCTGTCGGACGTGGCGACCGGACTGCTGCCGGAGCTGCGTGGCTGAGGTCTGTCAGGTGCCCAGGTCGCCGCTGGCCACCCCACCCTCGCCCCCGGAGACCAGCCGCAGGCGTAGGCAGACGATCGGGCTGTCGTCGTCGACAGGTGTGCCGAGCCGCGCCCAGTAGGTCGCGTGCCCGGTCCGCCACTCCTCGATCGACCGATCCCCCTCGCCCTCGGCGCGGGCGAACTCCCACGGCACGTCGGCGAAACGGACCACCTCCACCCCGGTGA is a window of Micromonospora sp. WMMD961 DNA encoding:
- a CDS encoding hemolysin family protein, with translation MTELLVTMLLLLGNGFFVGSEFALIASRRTVIEPLAALSKRARWALSAMNQIPLMIAGAQLGITVCSLGLGAIAEPALAHLLEPPFHAAGLPESAVHPVAFVLALGVVVFLHTVVGEMVPKNITLAGPEVSALWLGPAMLAFCVATKPLLLAMKWAARRVLAFWRIEASEAVKTVFTAEELAGLVSQARTEGLLDEEQHVRITGALALHSRTAADALQPWSTVVTVAEDVSPASLEVLATRTGRSRFPVVQRSTRRVLGFVHVKDVLGYAGQGRRSPVPARVYRPLAVVPPERTLADLLLAMRRERRHMVLVSDGRRPLGVVTLDDVLTAIVG
- a CDS encoding C40 family peptidase; translated protein: MPVATMPPHRHDLKMSARPGRLRRGAHRLLVLVAAAAVGAGLLAAPAHAEPTVDEIEAQIDKKWEQLEPTIEQYNKVRAQLKVNRQKSADLQKKIEPLALQSELALNRVGDLASRYYISGPSHDIGSLLVSVKPDTLTEQLTVLDRLAAQERKEVESVLAVRAKYDGEKQKLDALIATQTTQQNELAAKKKQIDAEIKQLEASMPKTTVKTAGCPTINGVTSTAAQKAIKTACQQVGDPYVWGATGPNSFDCSGLTQYAYKSAGIYLTHHTGDQWNEGKAVARADARPGDLVFFFSGLSHVGLYLGNNQMVHAPRAGKPVQVASINTMPVAGFRRPG
- a CDS encoding pyridoxamine 5'-phosphate oxidase family protein — encoded protein: MASWSDFAADEPRLADGIRVLLQQYGPGFGYLATVRADGGPRVHPVSPVITDEGLFCFIIDSPKRRDLERDGRYALHSFPPEESDDEAYVAGRARPVTDPVRVAQLAQSARAEPQVDWRLFEFTVDVAMLTRREQQVTGVPGVAPGRPAVRVWLDPHASSAAAAPVSVPPARPTRLSRDVQCTAA
- the dcd gene encoding dCTP deaminase, whose protein sequence is MLLSDRDLVSEIKAGTLGLEPFEPTLVQPSSIDVRLDRLFRVFNNHLYTHIDPAMQQDDLTSAVEVPDGEPFVLHPGEFVLASTLEVISLGDQLAGRLEGKSSLGRLGLLTHSTAGFIDPGFSGHVTLELSNVANLPITLWPGMKIGQLCIFRLSSPAEHPYGSVVYGSRYQGQRGPTPSRAWQHWRTWPTR
- a CDS encoding NlpC/P60 family protein, whose translation is MALHAPRPSSERSAAAGPTSIVPRPRWSRFTAALAALVGVAVVLTGSAAVAHADPSVAEIERQIDEDWNKLEPIIERHNATRADLAVKRKQADALATRIAPLEQQVDAAMDKVSALAVRAYKGETVSTVNAMLGSSSPSEVVSQLEMLDRFAHNQQQDVREVADLRDELAAQKAPLDEMVAQLTRTEAQLAAKKKQINEEIDRLQKLRLKVYGNGGGGPLRPAPCPASYPGGAAGTAVKFACAQIGKPYVWGAEGPNSYDCSGLMLAAWAKAGVSLPHNAAQQSRVTKDVSKADLRPGDLVFYYSDIHHVGMYVGDGWVVHASQAGQPVKMKKVDDGPIHSYGRPG